The Nycticebus coucang isolate mNycCou1 chromosome 15, mNycCou1.pri, whole genome shotgun sequence genome has a segment encoding these proteins:
- the LOC128566572 gene encoding translation machinery-associated protein 7-like, with the protein MSGHEGGKKKPLKQPKKQAKEMDEEDKAFKQKQKEEQKKLEELKAKATGKDPLATGGIKKSGKK; encoded by the coding sequence ATGTCTGGCCACGAAGGTGGCAAGAAAAAGCCCCTGAAACAGCCTAAGAAGCAGGCCAAGGAGATGGATGAGGAAGATAAGGCattcaaacagaaacaaaaagaggagCAGAAGAAACTGGAGGAACTAAAAGCGAAGGCCACGGGGAAGGACCCCCTTGCCACAGGTGGAATTAAGAAATCTGGCAAAAAATAA